A DNA window from Staphylococcus warneri contains the following coding sequences:
- a CDS encoding SDR family oxidoreductase, with protein sequence MNQLKDKVAVVTGAGSGIGEAIATALGNQGVKVVLAGRNTDKLNAVATKFDSNQVKVVATDVTNQREVESLIDTAKTSFGGLDIVVNSAGQMKSSKITDYKVEDWDSMIDVNIKGTLYTVQAALPTLLEQSSGHIINIASISGFEVTKGSAIYSATKAAVHTITQGLEKELAKTGVKVTSISPGMVETPLTEHYDFNGRKKLEAQNIADAAIYALTQPSHVNVNEVTVRPV encoded by the coding sequence ATGAATCAATTAAAAGATAAAGTTGCAGTCGTTACAGGTGCAGGAAGCGGTATTGGTGAAGCAATCGCAACTGCTCTAGGAAATCAAGGTGTTAAAGTTGTTTTAGCTGGAAGAAATACAGATAAACTCAATGCAGTTGCTACAAAATTTGATAGCAATCAAGTTAAAGTGGTAGCTACAGATGTAACTAATCAACGTGAAGTAGAATCATTAATTGATACTGCTAAAACAAGCTTTGGTGGATTAGACATCGTTGTAAATAGCGCAGGTCAAATGAAATCCTCTAAAATCACAGATTATAAAGTAGAAGATTGGGATTCAATGATTGATGTGAATATTAAAGGTACGTTATATACAGTACAAGCGGCATTACCAACATTATTAGAACAATCAAGTGGTCATATTATCAATATCGCATCTATTTCAGGATTTGAAGTAACGAAAGGTAGTGCGATATACAGTGCTACGAAAGCGGCAGTGCATACAATCACTCAAGGATTAGAAAAAGAATTAGCTAAAACAGGTGTCAAAGTCACTAGCATTTCACCAGGTATGGTTGAAACACCATTAACAGAGCATTACGACTTTAATGGTCGTAAAAAGTTAGAAGCGCAAAATATTGCTGATGCTGCCATTTATGCATTAACACAACCTAGTCATGTGAATGTTAACGAAGTAACTGTACGACCTGTATAA
- a CDS encoding AbgT family transporter, whose translation MATNSKQKPSIVSKFLNGVEWVGNKLPDPTVLFFLMCVGLAIITWFVSLFNVSVKHPGNGETIHIKSILSHDGFAMIMNDAIKNFSEFPALGLVLGVMIGIGAAEKSGYFDKLMISVVNRAPKKLIVPTIILIGIVGSTAGDAATIILPPLAAMLFIKIGYHPIAGLAMAYASAVGGFAANLVVGMQDALVYSFTEPATRIVSDHIKTNVAMNWYFIAASVVVLLPTIHLVTTKLIIPRLGKYDDSDAHDDMEETSSHITPIEKKALFWANMSFIVLLVLLIICAIPEHSFLRNAKTGSLLDDAPLINGVGLIILVIFLVPGVIYGVLSHEIKNTKDLGQMITDSMSSMGSFIVIVFFAAQLLAFLEWSNLGVITAVKGAKLLQHQNGIVLIIGVIFLSALVNMLVGSASAKWGILAPIFVPMLILVGFHPAFTQAIYRVGDSITNPITPMMPYLPLLLSYAQKYDKNMKLGTLLSSLMPYSIALTIVWTLFTLIWFLLGIPVGPGGPLHVK comes from the coding sequence ATGGCAACAAACTCAAAACAAAAACCATCAATCGTTAGTAAATTTTTAAATGGGGTCGAATGGGTAGGTAATAAATTGCCTGATCCGACGGTACTCTTCTTCTTAATGTGTGTCGGCCTTGCTATTATTACATGGTTCGTCTCTTTATTTAATGTTTCCGTTAAACATCCAGGTAACGGTGAAACTATTCATATCAAAAGTATTCTCAGTCATGATGGCTTTGCCATGATTATGAATGATGCTATTAAGAACTTTTCTGAATTCCCTGCACTTGGCCTCGTATTAGGTGTCATGATTGGTATTGGTGCCGCTGAAAAATCTGGGTATTTCGATAAACTCATGATTTCAGTAGTAAACAGAGCACCAAAGAAGTTAATCGTTCCTACCATCATTTTAATTGGTATTGTCGGAAGTACAGCTGGTGATGCAGCAACGATTATCTTACCACCTTTAGCGGCTATGCTATTTATCAAGATTGGTTATCACCCTATCGCAGGTCTAGCAATGGCATATGCATCAGCTGTGGGCGGATTTGCTGCCAATTTAGTCGTAGGTATGCAAGATGCGTTAGTCTATTCATTTACTGAACCTGCCACAAGAATCGTCTCAGATCATATTAAAACCAATGTGGCTATGAACTGGTATTTCATTGCGGCCAGTGTAGTTGTGTTATTACCTACCATCCACTTAGTGACAACAAAGTTAATTATTCCTAGGCTTGGTAAATATGATGATTCAGATGCACACGATGACATGGAAGAGACGTCTTCTCACATCACACCTATAGAGAAAAAGGCATTATTTTGGGCAAATATGAGTTTTATCGTCTTACTTGTATTACTCATCATTTGCGCTATCCCAGAACATAGTTTTTTAAGAAATGCTAAAACAGGTAGTCTACTTGATGATGCACCTTTAATTAATGGTGTCGGCCTCATTATCTTAGTCATCTTCTTAGTACCGGGCGTGATATACGGCGTCTTAAGTCATGAAATTAAAAATACTAAGGATTTAGGACAAATGATTACTGATTCAATGTCATCTATGGGTTCATTCATTGTCATTGTATTCTTTGCAGCACAACTACTCGCATTCCTAGAATGGAGTAACCTTGGTGTGATTACAGCAGTCAAGGGTGCCAAATTACTACAACATCAAAATGGTATTGTACTGATTATTGGTGTCATCTTCCTAAGTGCACTCGTCAATATGCTAGTGGGTAGCGCCTCTGCTAAATGGGGTATCTTAGCACCTATCTTTGTGCCAATGCTCATTTTAGTCGGCTTCCACCCTGCCTTTACACAAGCTATATACCGAGTAGGTGATTCCATTACCAATCCAATCACACCAATGATGCCTTACCTACCGTTGTTGTTATCTTATGCTCAAAAGTATGATAAAAACATGAAACTCGGCACCCTACTTTCAAGTCTAATGCCATATTCAATCGCCTTAACGATTGTATGGACACTATTCACACTCATTTGGTTCTTACTAGGTATTCCAGTCGGACCTGGTGGACCACTACATGTAAAATAA
- a CDS encoding RNA degradosome polyphosphate kinase gives MQTQLGEKDINLPQYYNNRELSWLDFNYRVLEEAYDFSNPLLEKLNFVSIFSSNLDEFFMVRVAGLKDQVKMGYDKPENKAQMTPQEQLEAIKKKNTEYVNIQYNRYNELIEELRNYEIEMAQPEDLSESLLTRLENEFKTKILPTLTPLGIDAYHPFPKLNNKSLNIFVDIDTEDAINSAIVQIPSLIPRFLTLNEGYKQYVLMVEDVVTFFINQLFVGYEVLNTFAFRITRNADLTIHEEGAEDLLIEIERFLKERKSGSAVRLEVDGRTAVREDIGWIMDQLEVKDDDVYFVDGPLDLTFLFGLVDHLSHKLSYLTYDKYTPQVPRSLGYNNIYQLALERDIFFHHPYESFEPIVDFIREAAEDPNTIAIKQTLYRVSKDSPIIKSLKEAAEKGKQVTVLVELKARFDEENNVHWARMLEDAGCHVIYGMTHLKTHSKIALVVKKIAGELTSFVHLGTGNYNDKTAKLYTDMGIITTNNEIAEDAINFFNYLSGYSVKPQYNKLIVAPFDIRDVFIDRIDKEISSHLEHGNGKIMMKMNSLTDKAIIEKLFEASQAGVKIQLIIRGICCLKPGIPGISENIEVVSIVGRLLEHSRIYYFHNNGDERIYLSSADVMTRNMIKRVEILFPVEDKNIAARLLDFMNLQLSDNQKGRYQDQYGNYHYIENNSSPLNSQAYLMQIALKYGQELKRQSAQPSGRAVRSKRGGSWVSRLRDTLKR, from the coding sequence ATGCAAACTCAATTGGGAGAAAAGGATATTAATTTACCACAATACTATAACAACCGGGAGTTAAGTTGGTTAGACTTTAACTATAGAGTTTTAGAAGAAGCCTATGATTTTAGTAATCCACTACTCGAGAAATTAAATTTCGTATCAATTTTTAGTTCAAATTTAGATGAATTTTTCATGGTGCGTGTTGCAGGACTCAAAGATCAGGTCAAAATGGGCTATGATAAACCTGAAAACAAAGCACAAATGACACCTCAAGAGCAATTAGAAGCTATTAAAAAGAAAAATACAGAGTATGTTAACATTCAATACAATCGCTACAATGAATTAATTGAAGAGTTGCGTAACTATGAAATTGAAATGGCTCAACCTGAGGACTTATCAGAATCTCTTTTAACTAGACTAGAGAATGAATTTAAAACGAAAATTCTACCTACATTAACGCCATTAGGTATAGATGCCTATCATCCATTTCCAAAATTGAATAATAAAAGTTTAAATATCTTTGTAGATATCGATACGGAAGATGCAATTAATTCAGCAATTGTTCAGATTCCATCATTAATACCTAGATTTTTAACTTTAAACGAGGGGTATAAGCAATATGTGTTAATGGTTGAAGATGTTGTTACATTCTTTATTAATCAACTGTTCGTTGGTTACGAAGTATTAAACACATTTGCTTTCCGTATCACAAGAAATGCAGATTTAACAATTCACGAAGAAGGTGCAGAAGACTTATTAATTGAAATAGAACGCTTCTTAAAAGAACGTAAAAGTGGTTCGGCCGTGCGTTTAGAAGTGGATGGTCGTACTGCTGTACGTGAAGATATTGGTTGGATTATGGATCAACTCGAAGTTAAAGATGACGACGTCTATTTTGTAGACGGTCCTTTAGATTTAACTTTCTTATTTGGTTTAGTTGATCACTTATCTCACAAGTTAAGTTATTTAACTTACGATAAATACACACCGCAAGTGCCTCGTTCACTTGGCTATAACAACATTTATCAATTAGCTTTGGAACGTGACATTTTCTTCCATCATCCTTATGAATCATTTGAACCTATTGTCGATTTTATTAGAGAAGCTGCCGAAGATCCTAATACCATTGCGATTAAACAAACGTTATATCGTGTAAGTAAAGATTCCCCTATTATCAAGAGCTTGAAAGAAGCTGCCGAAAAAGGTAAACAAGTAACGGTACTTGTAGAATTAAAAGCACGTTTCGACGAAGAAAATAACGTTCATTGGGCACGTATGTTAGAAGATGCGGGTTGCCATGTGATTTATGGTATGACTCATCTGAAAACACATAGTAAAATCGCATTAGTCGTGAAGAAAATTGCTGGTGAATTAACATCATTTGTACATCTTGGTACAGGAAACTATAATGACAAAACTGCAAAATTATATACTGATATGGGTATTATTACGACGAACAACGAAATTGCAGAAGATGCGATTAACTTCTTTAATTACTTAAGTGGCTATTCGGTTAAACCACAATATAACAAGTTGATTGTGGCACCATTTGATATACGAGATGTCTTTATTGATCGCATTGATAAAGAGATTAGTAGTCATTTAGAACATGGTAATGGGAAAATCATGATGAAGATGAACTCATTAACAGATAAAGCGATTATTGAAAAATTATTTGAAGCATCACAAGCTGGTGTGAAAATCCAATTAATTATTCGTGGTATTTGTTGTTTAAAACCAGGCATCCCTGGCATCAGTGAAAATATTGAAGTTGTAAGTATCGTTGGTAGATTACTTGAACATTCTCGAATTTATTACTTCCATAATAATGGAGACGAACGTATCTACCTATCATCAGCCGATGTAATGACACGTAATATGATCAAACGTGTAGAAATCTTATTCCCTGTTGAAGATAAAAACATTGCCGCACGTTTATTAGACTTTATGAACTTACAGTTATCAGATAACCAAAAAGGTCGTTATCAAGATCAATATGGTAATTATCATTATATCGAAAATAATTCGTCACCATTAAATTCTCAAGCCTACTTGATGCAAATTGCACTTAAATATGGACAAGAATTAAAACGTCAAAGCGCGCAACCATCTGGTCGTGCCGTGCGTTCTAAACGTGGTGGCAGTTGGGTCAGTCGTTTACGCGATACGCTCAAACGTTAA
- the arsC gene encoding arsenate reductase (thioredoxin) — translation MAKKIIYFICTGNSCRSQMAHGFADNILDSNWDVYSGGIETHGVNPKAIEAMKEVNIDISHHTSDLIQQDILDRADLVVTLCSHADQHCPTLPPSVKKEHWGFDDPAGKDWSEFQRVRDEIKAAIEDFSQKQ, via the coding sequence ATGGCAAAGAAAATCATTTATTTCATCTGTACTGGTAATTCGTGTCGTAGTCAAATGGCTCATGGCTTTGCTGACAATATATTAGATTCAAATTGGGATGTATATTCAGGTGGTATTGAAACACATGGTGTGAATCCAAAGGCTATCGAAGCGATGAAAGAAGTCAATATCGATATTTCACATCATACATCCGATTTAATACAACAAGATATTCTAGATCGTGCTGATTTAGTTGTTACATTGTGTAGCCATGCAGATCAACATTGTCCAACATTGCCACCTTCAGTTAAGAAAGAACATTGGGGTTTCGACGATCCAGCTGGTAAAGATTGGTCAGAATTCCAACGTGTTAGAGATGAAATTAAAGCCGCTATTGAAGACTTTAGTCAAAAGCAATAG
- a CDS encoding YehR family lipoprotein, with product MKKLVSLIVVIALSAITLAACSKEQTKTFEGDVNGKQIITSLTYKGDEVLKQSTIGTLKYDDLGIDKDQAKDMLKKDEKAFKGDKGVSFKIDYKDDKAVEHIDIDYEKADIDQLKKKLGFVSVKGKNNKVSLDKTVSQMKRNGLKEKSNMTDHDD from the coding sequence ATGAAAAAACTAGTTTCACTTATAGTGGTTATCGCATTAAGCGCAATCACACTAGCTGCTTGTAGTAAAGAGCAAACGAAAACGTTCGAGGGTGACGTTAATGGTAAACAGATTATTACGTCGCTCACATATAAAGGAGACGAAGTACTGAAACAATCTACAATAGGTACTTTGAAATATGATGATTTAGGTATTGATAAAGATCAAGCCAAAGACATGTTAAAGAAAGATGAGAAGGCCTTTAAAGGTGACAAAGGTGTATCATTCAAAATTGATTACAAAGATGATAAAGCAGTTGAACATATAGATATCGATTATGAAAAAGCCGATATCGATCAATTGAAGAAAAAATTAGGCTTTGTATCAGTTAAAGGTAAAAATAATAAAGTAAGTTTAGATAAAACCGTTAGCCAAATGAAACGTAACGGTTTAAAAGAAAAAAGTAATATGACCGATCATGATGATTAA
- the ppx gene encoding exopolyphosphatase, which yields MEERIGLIDIGSNTIRLVIFGFDKDTGLNEILNIKTPARLSQYLTKDNDMNDEGIQVLTDALSSFNKVATKFKVDELHPIATAAIRQSNNQQDIIKKVKKDTGVEIKIVPEEDEAFYGYYAISHTTDIENGVSVDIGGGSTEVTLFKDKKLKAAHSFPFGVVSLKRQFFGDKDHNDKSAIKSMEKFLSEQFGQLDWLNDQDVALVGVGGSARNVARIHQSEHSYPIGGVHNYTMSDRDIEEVYDLIRKSSRDDLTNLDGLSRDRVDIILPAVSVFKTLYKKVDATQFTFSRKGIREGYVMNLIRQRYPEEFSKDNVRQDALRHLANEYHIEESSANGRLKLAESLLSQLLKRSDLKLSDKDKELFVEGAYLYYLGSFIDSDSSSPHTYYLIANSMINGFSHKDRVKLALLASFKNKSLLKFYCKETHWFGSKETETIQSLGGIIKFVNALNISHTSFVEEVELKAKKDDKYELHVFYKGEPIAEEYQANRQKKHIEKILKGKVTIVFTKS from the coding sequence ATGGAAGAACGTATTGGTTTAATAGATATTGGTTCAAATACCATTCGTCTTGTTATTTTTGGATTTGATAAAGACACAGGCTTGAATGAAATACTGAATATTAAGACACCCGCACGTCTAAGTCAGTATTTAACTAAAGATAACGACATGAACGATGAAGGGATTCAAGTACTTACAGACGCGTTAAGTAGCTTTAATAAAGTAGCAACGAAATTCAAAGTAGACGAATTACATCCAATTGCAACAGCAGCGATTCGTCAATCAAATAATCAACAAGATATTATCAAAAAAGTTAAAAAAGACACAGGGGTAGAGATTAAAATTGTCCCTGAAGAAGATGAAGCGTTTTACGGTTATTATGCCATTTCGCATACAACTGATATTGAAAATGGTGTCTCCGTCGATATCGGGGGCGGATCTACAGAGGTCACTTTATTTAAAGATAAAAAATTAAAGGCTGCACATAGCTTTCCATTTGGTGTTGTCTCACTCAAACGTCAATTCTTTGGTGATAAAGATCATAATGATAAATCAGCGATTAAAAGTATGGAGAAATTCTTATCAGAGCAATTCGGTCAACTTGACTGGCTTAATGATCAAGATGTCGCACTCGTTGGCGTAGGTGGCTCAGCACGAAATGTAGCTCGAATTCATCAATCAGAACATTCTTACCCTATCGGTGGCGTTCATAACTACACGATGTCCGATAGAGATATCGAGGAAGTCTATGATTTAATTCGAAAAAGCTCAAGAGACGACTTAACAAATCTAGACGGATTAAGTCGCGACCGTGTAGATATTATCCTACCTGCCGTTTCAGTCTTTAAAACACTATACAAGAAAGTGGATGCGACACAATTTACATTCTCTAGAAAAGGTATTCGCGAAGGTTATGTAATGAATCTCATTCGCCAACGTTATCCAGAAGAATTTTCAAAAGATAATGTAAGACAAGATGCTTTACGCCATTTAGCAAACGAATATCACATTGAAGAAAGCAGTGCTAATGGTCGTCTTAAACTAGCAGAATCACTATTATCACAACTATTAAAACGTTCAGATCTTAAATTAAGCGACAAAGATAAAGAGCTCTTCGTTGAAGGTGCGTATCTTTATTATCTAGGTAGCTTTATCGATTCTGATTCAAGTTCACCACATACCTACTATCTAATTGCTAACTCAATGATCAACGGCTTTTCACATAAAGATCGTGTGAAGTTAGCATTACTTGCAAGTTTTAAAAATAAATCACTACTTAAGTTCTACTGCAAAGAAACACATTGGTTCGGTAGTAAAGAGACCGAAACGATTCAATCCTTAGGTGGTATTATCAAATTTGTGAATGCACTCAATATTTCTCATACAAGCTTTGTTGAAGAAGTTGAACTCAAAGCGAAGAAAGACGATAAATATGAGCTTCACGTGTTCTACAAAGGGGAACCCATCGCCGAAGAATATCAAGCAAATCGTCAGAAAAAGCATATTGAAAAGATATTAAAAGGTAAAGTAACGATCGTCTTTACAAAATCTTAA
- a CDS encoding acetylornithine deacetylase, whose protein sequence is MNQLQFELLEWLVSYHTESPPGRNTDPLQDDIVQLLKQLDFTIQREAMYEHDSVVIGTLKGTDAQAPKLILNGHIDVASVEDDQYWTYPPFQLTEHQDWLYGRGVSDMKGGMSSLFYVLERLHQEGHRPKGDIIVQSVVGEEVGEAGTKRACEVGPKGDLALVLDTSENQVLGQGGVITGWITVKSKNTIHDGARHQTIHAGGGLFGASAIEKMTKIIQALNELERHWAVMKHYPDMPAGANTINPAVIEGGRHPAFIADECRLWITVHYLPNESYEDVVTEIEDYLNRVAQADVWLKDNPLEFEWGGTSMIEDKGEIFPSFTVPVDHPGFHQLQQAHQTVHQAPLRHGMSTTVTDGGWIAHFDIPTILYGPGSLEEAHSVNEKIQNEELKKYSEVLYQFLKHWYEYPEK, encoded by the coding sequence TTGAATCAACTTCAATTTGAGTTATTAGAATGGTTAGTCAGTTATCATACGGAAAGTCCACCAGGTCGGAACACAGATCCATTACAAGATGATATCGTACAATTGTTAAAACAACTTGACTTTACCATACAACGTGAAGCAATGTATGAGCATGATAGTGTGGTCATTGGCACGCTTAAAGGCACAGATGCCCAAGCACCTAAATTAATTTTAAACGGTCATATCGATGTTGCCTCTGTAGAAGATGATCAATACTGGACGTATCCACCATTCCAACTTACGGAGCACCAAGATTGGTTATATGGTAGAGGTGTCAGTGATATGAAAGGTGGCATGTCATCTTTATTTTATGTTTTAGAACGATTACATCAAGAAGGACATCGACCTAAAGGTGACATTATTGTTCAGTCAGTGGTTGGTGAAGAAGTAGGTGAAGCAGGTACTAAACGTGCGTGTGAAGTAGGACCTAAAGGTGATCTAGCGCTTGTATTAGATACTAGTGAGAATCAAGTGCTAGGACAGGGTGGTGTCATTACAGGTTGGATTACAGTTAAAAGTAAAAATACAATACATGATGGTGCCCGTCATCAAACTATTCACGCAGGTGGTGGATTATTTGGTGCGAGTGCCATTGAAAAAATGACTAAAATCATCCAAGCATTGAATGAACTCGAACGACATTGGGCTGTAATGAAGCATTATCCAGATATGCCAGCAGGGGCCAATACCATTAACCCTGCTGTGATTGAAGGTGGCAGACACCCAGCATTTATTGCTGATGAATGTCGATTATGGATTACAGTACATTATTTACCAAATGAGTCATACGAAGATGTAGTAACTGAGATCGAAGATTATTTAAATCGTGTGGCGCAAGCTGATGTGTGGCTAAAGGACAATCCACTTGAGTTTGAGTGGGGCGGTACATCTATGATTGAAGATAAGGGAGAAATATTCCCTAGCTTTACCGTCCCAGTAGATCACCCTGGTTTTCATCAATTACAACAAGCACACCAAACAGTACATCAAGCACCATTAAGACATGGTATGAGTACGACAGTGACTGATGGTGGATGGATTGCACATTTTGATATTCCAACCATCTTATATGGACCGGGCAGTCTAGAAGAAGCGCATAGCGTTAATGAAAAAATACAAAATGAAGAACTTAAAAAATATAGTGAAGTACTATATCAATTTTTAAAACATTGGTATGAATATCCTGAAAAATAA
- a CDS encoding SDR family oxidoreductase: MKRLENKVAVVTGASTGIGQASANVLAQEGAHVLALDISDQLDQTVEDIKQQGGQATAFQVDISDEQQVQAFANQIKSEFGHVDVLFNNAGVDNGAGRIHEYPVEVFDKIMGVDMRGTFLVTKFLLPLMMDNGGSIINTASFSGQAADLYRSGYNAAKGAVINFTKSIAIEYGRDNIRANAIAPGTIETPLVDNLAGTAQDEAGQTFRENQKWVTPLGRLGTPDEVGKLVTFLASDDSSFITGETIRIDGGVMAYTWPGEMLSDDSWKKSIK, from the coding sequence ATGAAACGTTTAGAGAATAAAGTCGCAGTTGTGACAGGTGCAAGTACAGGTATTGGTCAAGCTTCTGCCAATGTATTAGCCCAAGAAGGTGCACACGTCTTGGCTTTAGACATTTCTGATCAATTAGATCAAACAGTTGAAGATATTAAACAACAAGGTGGACAAGCGACTGCATTTCAAGTAGATATTTCTGATGAACAACAAGTTCAAGCGTTTGCTAATCAGATTAAATCAGAATTCGGGCATGTAGATGTACTATTTAATAATGCGGGTGTTGATAATGGTGCAGGACGTATTCATGAATACCCAGTTGAAGTATTTGATAAAATTATGGGTGTAGATATGAGAGGTACATTCTTAGTAACGAAATTCCTTTTACCGTTAATGATGGATAATGGTGGTTCAATCATTAATACAGCTTCATTCTCTGGGCAAGCAGCAGATCTTTATCGTTCTGGTTATAATGCTGCTAAAGGTGCAGTGATTAACTTTACGAAATCCATTGCTATTGAATATGGTCGTGACAATATCCGTGCTAATGCGATTGCACCGGGCACAATAGAAACACCATTAGTAGATAATTTAGCTGGTACGGCTCAAGATGAAGCGGGTCAAACATTCCGTGAAAATCAAAAATGGGTGACACCATTAGGACGATTAGGTACACCAGATGAAGTAGGTAAATTAGTAACATTCTTAGCATCTGATGATAGTTCATTTATTACAGGTGAAACGATTCGTATTGACGGTGGCGTGATGGCGTACACATGGCCAGGTGAAATGTTAAGTGATGATAGTTGGAAAAAATCAATCAAATAA
- a CDS encoding M42 family metallopeptidase — MTDSIQLLKELTAANGIAGREMQVKSIMKDYLSPVSDAIVEDNLGGIFGKKTATNGSKSILISGHMDEVGFLVTKIDKDGFLSFNPIGGWWNQVMLSQKVTVTTDDGKALRGIIGSKPPHILSPEERKKTVDIKNMYIDIGVNSKEEAEQAGVSVGNMVTPYSEFETLANDKYMTAKAFDNRYGCALAIDVLNELKDEAIDINLYSGATVQEEVGLRGAKVAAQTIQPDLAIAVDVAVAFDTPGMSGQTSDSYLGGGPVVIMMDASSIAHEGLRQHVKDVAKQHHIDVQWDTTPGGGTDAGSIHVANEGIPTITLGIALRYMHSNVSVIHKDDYDRSVRLVAEIVRSLNDHTYNNIKW; from the coding sequence ATGACTGATTCAATACAATTACTGAAAGAACTGACTGCCGCCAATGGTATTGCAGGTCGAGAAATGCAAGTTAAGTCTATAATGAAAGATTATTTATCACCAGTTAGTGATGCGATTGTAGAAGATAATTTGGGTGGCATATTCGGTAAAAAGACTGCAACAAATGGTTCTAAATCTATTTTAATATCAGGACATATGGATGAAGTGGGTTTCTTAGTAACCAAAATTGATAAAGATGGCTTTTTATCTTTTAATCCAATTGGTGGTTGGTGGAACCAAGTGATGCTTTCTCAAAAAGTCACTGTTACAACAGATGATGGTAAAGCATTAAGAGGTATTATTGGTTCTAAGCCACCACATATTCTTTCACCTGAAGAACGTAAGAAAACCGTAGATATTAAAAATATGTATATCGATATTGGTGTGAATAGTAAGGAAGAAGCTGAACAAGCCGGTGTGTCTGTTGGCAATATGGTCACACCATACAGTGAATTTGAAACACTAGCGAATGATAAATATATGACTGCTAAGGCATTTGATAATCGATATGGTTGTGCATTAGCTATCGATGTTCTCAATGAATTAAAAGATGAAGCTATAGATATTAACTTATATTCGGGTGCCACAGTACAAGAAGAAGTTGGATTACGTGGTGCGAAAGTGGCTGCACAAACTATTCAACCTGACTTAGCCATTGCAGTAGACGTGGCAGTCGCATTTGATACACCAGGCATGTCTGGTCAAACAAGTGATAGTTATTTAGGTGGTGGCCCTGTTGTCATTATGATGGATGCTTCAAGCATTGCGCACGAAGGATTGCGTCAACATGTCAAAGATGTCGCCAAACAACATCATATCGACGTTCAATGGGATACAACGCCAGGTGGTGGTACAGATGCAGGTAGTATCCATGTTGCGAATGAAGGTATACCTACTATAACACTGGGCATCGCCCTGCGTTATATGCACTCTAATGTATCAGTGATTCATAAAGATGATTATGATCGTTCGGTACGTCTAGTTGCTGAAATTGTACGATCATTAAATGATCATACTTATAACAATATCAAATGGTAA